The region GAGTTCGCCGCCGCTCTGGAGCGCCAGGCGGTTTGCTATATCCGCTACGGCAGTTACATCGCCCCAATCGGCGGTGACATGCCTCGCGAGTAGCACCTCGACACGGGTGCGATGTGTCGCAATGAGGCGCGCGGCGTTTGGCGTCACGAGAATTTGCCCAAGTTCGAACAAGGGCTTGACGTTGAGCAGGATGATTCGGAATGCAGGCGTGACCATGTCTGACCTCAGGTTGGTCCAGTGGAAATTGCGTGTTGAGTGACCAGCTGACTTGAGACAGGCGCGTGCTAGCGCCACCTGTTGCGCAGGTCAGTTTGATTTGCGGAGGGCGGAGCGATTCGCTCCAAAGACGAGAGCTAGCTCTCGGTTGCCGTTGCTGTCGGTGCGTGCTGCCAGATGTAGTTGGCCCAACTGTCCATCATTTCGCGGCGCTTTTCCAGCATGTCGCTACGCGCGTAGGCGCGGACTGTTTGATCGGTGACAACGTGCGCTAGAGCGAACTCCATTAGCTCGTGCGCATATTGCGTTTCTTCGGAGCCCCAAACTCGAAAGCTCGATCGAAACCCGTGCATCGTGAATGGCTCTTTCAGGCGCTTGAGCAGCTGTGTGAACACCATGTCGCTGTAGGGTTTGCCGGAGGGATTGGCAAACACCAGGTCGCCGTCAGTTGTCGTTCGAAGCTTCTCGGCGAGCTTCATCAACTTCTGTGCACGCTTCGACAGCGGAATGCGATGGGGCCGCCCCGACTTCATGCGTTCGCCTGGAATTGTCCAGTCCTTGTAGCTCTTGTCGAACTCCGACCATCGTGCGCCTCGAACCTCACCCGATCGCGTGGCGTTGAGGACGGCGAACTCGAACGCGATCTTCACCCGATCCGTCGCCGTGCTTTCCCATACTCTTTGCAAGACGCGACCCACCTGAGAATGCGGGCAGGACGCGAAGTGTTTGACCTTGCGCGCCCTGACATTGCCACCAAGCGCGATCTTCACCTGGGTCCAGAATTCCGCATCCGGCGCTTGCACGTGGTCCTTGGCGGCGGCGTAGTTGAAAACAATCCGTATACGCTGAAGCGTACGCGATGCAGTTTCGGCCTTGTCTTTCCAAATTGGCGAAATGGCGCGCAGTATGTCAGCCTTGTCGATATCTGACATGCGCTTCGCCCCGAGCTTAGGAAAGACGTAGGTGGTCAACGTGTTGAGCCACTGAGCACCATGCTTGGCGTTCTTCCAGTCGGCTGAGTATTCTTCGATGTACTCCAGCGCGCATTGCTTAAAGGTCTTGCCTTCGAGTTTTTGTCGCGCAATGCCCGCTGCGCGCTCGTCCTTTGCCTGTCGCCGCGCAGCAATAGGATCAACACCTTCTGCGACTAGCTTCCGAGCTTCGCGGGCGCGCTCCCGCGCTTCTGCCAGCCCAAAGTCGGAGGCAGATCCGAGTCCCATCTCGCGGCGTGAATTGTTTAACGTGTAGCGCAGCACCCAAGAGCGTGTACCAGTTTCGCCAACCTGCAAGTACAAGCCGTGGCCGTCCAGGTGGTAGCCAGGCGCTTTGCCTTTGCTACGCACGGCGGCGTCGTTAAGCAGGTTGTGGCGGGTCACGGCTGCGGCAGCAGGGATGGTTTGGTAGTTACCCCCCATTTTACCCCCCTTTTTTCGTTGTTTTTCGTGGTTTTTGGTAGTACGCCTTGCACCGCCACCGGGGCGCTATGCCGCACCACGCCTAGCGCTGTTGGCTTTTGTTGGTGGCCATTGGTACGCCTTTGAGTTATACTGTAGCAGCCACACTCTCCGCCATTTGCGGCTACTTTGCGGAACTCCAGAACGCCTCCGCCGCCGCACCCAAGGCCCTGCGCTCGCGGTACAGCCTGATCTCGATCGGCACGTTCCAACCGTCATCCGAGGCGGGCACGAGTCGTCCAGCGGCCATGTCCTCCTTCACCAGGATCTCCGGTAGCCACGCCACCCCGCGCCCATCCAGCGCCATCGTGCGCAGCACCGACGCGAGATGTGCGGTGAAAGCCACGCGCACCGGCAGGGATTCCAGCCGCGGCCCCACCACCGCACGCACGATGCGCCCCAGCCCGGACTCGCCGGCGTACTCCAGCACCGGCACGGCCTTCGCCGTCTTGCCCCCCAGCACATGCAGCGGCTTGCCCTGCTTGTTCGCCGCCGACACCGGGACCAGCTTGTCGTGCCCGACCACCACGGACACATAAGCCTCGCCATCCAGCGCCCCCCGCGCCTGCGCATGGGAGTGACTCAGGACGAACTGCACCTTGCTTTGCAGCATCAGCGCCTCGCAGCGCTGCAGCACATCCGACACCAGCTGCACCGGGCCGAGCGTGGTGCGCGCTTCGAGGCCGCGAAGCCACAGCGGCAGGAAGGTGAACGACAGCGCATGCGTCGCGGCGATTCGCAACGTGACCGAGCTCGCCTCCGCCACGATGCGCGCCTCGCCGGGGACGCGGGCTACGCGCGCCAGCAGCTCATCCGCGACGCCGCGAAACCACTCGCCCACTTCGGTGAGCTTCGCGGGCTGCGTGCTGCGGTCGAAGAGCTCCGCGCCAAGCCATTCCTCCAACGCGCGGATCCTGCGGCTGAACGCGGGCTGCGTCATATGCCGCTCGTCGGCGGCGCGGGAGAAATTGCCCGTCGCAGCGAGCACACGGAAGTCTTCGAGCCAGAGAAAGTTCAGCATCGGTGCCTCCAGGGCATTGAAGCAGAGAAATTGGGCATTGGCGCAAGCGGCCGGGATCGCGGACGATTCAGTTTTGGCAGGAACCCGAGGACACACCCATGAAGATCGTCGACATTCGCGAAGTCACCCTTCCCATCAGCTCCCCCATCCGCAACGCCTACATCGACTTTAGCAAGATGACGCTGAGCCTCGTGGCGGTCATCACCGACGTCGTGCAGGGCGGCAAGCCGGTGGTCGGTTACGGCTTCAACTCCAACGGCCGCTACGGCCAGGGCAAGCTGATGCGCGAACGCTTCATCCCGCGCGTGATGGAAGCCAGCGCGGAATCGCTGATGTCCGATGACGGCAAGAACATCGATCCGCACAAGGTGTGGAACACGATGTTCACCAACGAAAAGCCCGGCGGCCACGGCGAGCGATCGGTGGCGATCGGCACGATCGACATGGCCGTGTGGGATGCCGTCGCGAAGATCGAGGGCAAGCCCCTCTTCCAGTTGCTGGCCGACCGCTACGGCAACGGCAAACCCAATCGCGATGTGTTCGTGTATGCCGCGGGCGGTTACTACTACCCCGGGCAGGACCACGGCAAGCTGAAGGACGAGATGCGCAGCTACATCGACCGGGGCTATACGGTCGTCAAGAAGAAGATCGGCGGCGCGTCGCTCGATGAAGACCTGCGCCGCATCGACTCGATCCTCTCCGTGCTGCAGGACGGCCAGAAGCTCGCGGTGGACGCGAACGGGCGCTTCGACCTCGACACCGCGATCGCGTATGCAAAGGCCCTGTCGCAGTACGACCTGTTCTGGTACGAGGAAGCGGGCGATCCGCTCGACTACGAACTGCAGGCGACGCTGCGCAACTACTACAGGAACCCGATGGCCACGGGCGAGAACCTGTTCTCGATGAAGGATGCGCGCAACCTGATCCGCCATGGCGGCATGCGCCCCGACCGCGACTGGCTGCAGTTCGATTGCGCCTTGAGCTACGGCCTCGTCGAATACCTGCGCACGCTCGACATGCTCAAGGAACATGGCTGGTCCGCGAGCCGCTGCATCCCGCACGGCGGCCACCAGATGTCGCTGAACATCGCGGCGGGCCTGGGCCTGGGCGGCAACGAGTCCTACCCGGACCTGTTCCAGCCCTTCGGCGGCTTCCCCGACGGCGTGAAGGTGAAGAACGGCTATGTGACGCTGCCCGACCTTCCGGGCATCGGCTTCGAAGGCAAGGCGGACCTGTACCGCGAGATGCAGGCGCTGTCGGCCTGATCCCGCGGTCCCCGCTTCAGTCCTTCAGTCCCCGCACCGGTCCCGCGCTTCAGTCCTGCACGAGGTTGCGCAGTTCGCGCAGCGCGACGGACAGCATCGCGAGGTCGGGGTTGGGCGTGTCGGCGAGGTCGCCCACGAGGCGCCGCGCGCGCGCGAATGCCATCGGGTTGCGCGCTTCCCACGCGGAGAGTTTCTCCGCGGCGGTGCCCGCGTCGCCCTTGACGGTGTCGAGGGCGATGGTGTGGCGAAGGCCACCCAGGTCCTCTGCCAATGCGACTTTCGCCATCGCCTGCCAGTGGTTGTCGGCGGGGAGGAGGTCGATCTGCTGGCGCAGGCGCTCGAGGCCCAGGCGCTCGCCCACGCCGAAGTGCACGTCGGCCGTGACGTCCAGGCGTCGCTGCGCGGAATCGGAAATCTCCGCGATGTCCAGTGCGCTGAAGAGGCGGTCCGCCGCGTTCACCTGCAGCGCGAGGTCGCGCGGCACGCCGGCGGCGATCCACTGCGAAACGCGCGGCGACTCCGCGCCTTCCGGCTCCAGCCGCTCGCGCAGCGCCGCCACGGCGGGCTGCAACTTCTGCGCGACGCGCTCCATCGGCTCCTGCAGGCGCCGCGAGCGCAGGAACCATCCTGTCGCGCGGGCAATCAGGCGGCGCCACTCGATGATGAGTTCGCCCTGCACGTCGTCGCTGACCTGGTTGTCCAGCGCCTCGATGCGCTGCCACAGCGCGACGCTGGAGAACACTTCGCGCGACAGGAGGTAGGCACGCACGACCTGCGCCGGCGCGGCGCCGGTCACCTCGGACACCTGGTGCACGAAGGTCGGGCCGACGCGGTTGATCATGCTGTTGAGCACGTGCGTGGAGATGATCTCGCGCCGCAGCGGATGCGCCGCGATCTCCTGCGGGAAGTCGCGCTGCAGCGCCGAAGGGAAGTAACGCGCCAACGCCGTTTCGACCCACGGGTCTTCGGGCAGGTTGGATTCCAGCAGCTCGTCGTACACCCACATCTTGCAATAGGCGAGCAGCACCGCCTGCTCCGGCGTGGTGAGGCCCAGGCCGCGCGTCTTGCGCTCGGCGAGCTCGTCGTCCGTGGGCAGGAATTCGATGGCGCGGTTCAGCCGCCCGTTCTTCTCGAGGAAGCGCATGAAGCGAGCCTGTTCATCGAGCAACTGCGGCGCGAGCCGCTTGCCGATGGACAGCGCCTGCGTCTGGAAGTAGTTATCGCGCAGCACGAGCGCCGCGACGTCGTCCGTCATGGTCGGCAGGATGGCGTTGCGCTTGGCTTCATCGATGCGGCCCTTGCCTACAGCGAGCCCCAGCAGGATCTTGATGTTCACCTCGTGGTCGGAGGTGTCCACGCCCGCGGAGTTGTCGATCGCATCGGTGTACAGGCGCACGCCGGCCAGCGCGGCTTCCACGCGGCCTCTTTGCGTGAAGCCGAGATTGCCGCCCTCGCCCACGACCTTGCATCGCAGTTCGTTGCCGTTGATGCGCAGCGCGTCGTTGGCGCGATCGCCCACATCGGCATGGGTTTCGCTCGATGCCTTCACGTACGTGCCGATGCCGCCGTTGTAGAGCAGGTCGACCGGTGCTTTCAGGATGGCGGACACGAGCTCCGTCGGGGCCAGCTTGTCCGCCGTGATGCCGAGCGCTTCCCTTGCCTGCGGCGAGATCGGGATGGACTTTTCCGAACGGGCCCAGATGCCTCCACCGGCGGAGATGAGCTTCGATTCGTAGTCCGCCCACGAGGAGCGCGGCAGCGCGAAGAGGCGCTGGCGTTCCGCGAAGGAGGCCGCCGCATCGGGATTCGGGTCGATGAAGATGTGCCGATGGTCGAAGGCTGCGACGAGGTGGATGTGCGGCGACAGCAGCATGCCGTTGCCGAAGACGTCTCCCGACATGTCGCCGATCCCCGCGACTGTGAACGCCCGCGACTGCGTGTTCACGCCCATCTCGCGGAAATGCCGCTTGACGCTCTCCCACGCCCCGCGCGCCGTGATGCCCATGACCTTGTGGTCATAGCCCACGCTGCCGCCCGATGCGAACGCATCGCCCAGCCAGTGGCCGTATTCCAGGCTGACCTGGTTCGCGAAGTCGGAGAAGGTGGCCGTTCCTTTGTCCGCTGCCACCACGAGATACGGGTCGTCGCCGTCGATGCGTACCACCTGCGGCGGCGCCACCGGCTTGCCGCCGACGAGGTTGTCGGTGATGTCCAGCAGGCCTCGCAGGTAGTCCTGGTAGCAGGCGATGCCTTCCTTCATGAACGCATCGCGATCGGATTGCGGGGGCGCCTTCTTCAGCACGAAGCCGCCCTTGGAGCCCACCGGCACGATCACGGTGTTCTTCACCATCTGCGCCTTCACCAGGCCCAGCACCTCGGTGCGGAAGTCGTCCGGCCGGTCGGACCAGCGCAGGCCGCCGCGCGCGACCTTGCCGCCGCGCAGGTGGATGCCCTCGAAGCGCGGCGAGTACACGAAGATTTCGTACAGCGGGCGCGGCTGCGGCAGGCCCGGGATCTTCGACGAGTCGAACTTGAAGCTGAGGAACGCGCGGCGCGGCCCCGGTGCGCCGGAGTGGCCCACGCCCGTGCGCCAGTAGTTCGTGCGCAAGGTCGCATCCACCAGGGCGAGCAGCTGGCGCAGCACGCGGTCCTCGTTGAGGTTGCTGACTTTCTCCAGCGCCTTCTCGATGCCGTTCACCTGCGCCTGCGCGCCTTCGGCATCGGCGTTCTGCGGGTCGAAGCGCAGCTTGAACAGGCCCACCAGCATGCGCGCGATGCGCGGATGCGTGGAGAGCGTCGCGGCAATCGTCGCCTGCGACTGCGCGAAGCCGATCTGCTTGAGGTACTTCGCATAGGCGCGCAGCACCGCGACCTCTTCCGCGGACAGGTTGGCCAGCAGCACGAGGCGGTTGAAATCGTCGCTTTCGACGTCGCCGTTCAGCACGCGGGCGAACGCGTCCTCGAAGAGCGGACCTGCCGTCGCGGGGTCGGCCTCGACACCGGCGGGCGCCTGCAGTTCGAAGTCGTGCAGCGAGATCGCGCCATCGCCCACGCGGTAGCTGCTCTCGCCCATGACGCGCACGCCCATGTGTTCGAGCATCGGCAGGCTGTCGGAGAGGACGAGGGGCGAGCCGCGGCGGTAGACCTTCAGGCCGAGCGTGCCGGCGTTGCCTGCCGGGCGGTAGAGCGAGAGTTGCAGCGGCGCGGACGCGGTGACAGCAGCGAGCTTGCGCGCGTCGGGCAGGGCGTCGCGTGCCGTCACACGATCGCGATACGCAGCCGGGAACGCAGCGCTCCATTGCTTGAACAGGGCGAGGCCCGCTGCCTCACCTTCGCTTTCGACGAGCGCGTCGCGCAGGTCGTCGTCCCAGCGCCGCGCGGCGGCGGCCAGTTGCCGCTCGATGTCCTTTCGGTCGTAGGAGGGAATCTGCCCGGGTGTCGTGCGGACCGTGAAGTGGATGCGCGCGAGTACCGCATCGCTGAGCAGCACGTCGAATTCCGCGCTCGCGCCGCCCAGCGCGGCCATGAGGATGCGCTGGAACTTCACGCGCAGGTCGGTGGAGTACGCCTCGCGCGGCACGTAGACCATGCAGGAGACGAAGCGGTCGAAAGGGTCGCGCCACATGAACAGGCGCAGGCGCTGCCGCTCGCCGAGCGACACGATGCCCAGCGCGGTTTCGAAAAGTTCGTCGTCGGGAATCTGGAAGAGCTCGTCGCGCGGATAGGTTTCCAGCACGTGGTCCAGCGCCTTCGCGAGGTGGCCGCCGGGCGGCAGGCCCGCCTTGGTCGCGATCGCGCCGACTTTGCCGCGCAGCAGCGGCGTTTCCGCGACGCGCGCGCTGTAGGCGGTGGAGGTGAAGAGGCCGATGAAGCGATGCTCGCCCGTCACCCGGCCCTGCGCGTCGTAGCGCTTGACGCCGATGTAGTCGGTGTAGCCCGCGCGGTGCACGGTCGAACGTGTATTGGCCTTGGTCACCACGAGCACCGGCAAGGGCGCGCGGGCGAGCGCGCGCGCGGTCGCGGGCAGCGCGGCGAAGCTCGCGGACATCTCGCCGGTCTGGGATTCGCGCAGCAGGCCCAAGCCGCTGCCCTTCACGAGCCGCAGGCCTTCGGCGCCGCCATCTTCCACGAGGTCGTGCTGCCGGTACCCCAGCAACGTCATGTGGCCGTCGGCGAGCCACTGCAGGAACGCGCGGCTCTCCGCGACGTTCGCCTGCGGCAACGAGGCCGGTGCGCGGCCGAGCTCGGCGATCGCTTCCTGCAGACGCCCGAGCATGGCCTGCCAGTCGGTCACGGCGGCGCGCACGTCGGCCAGCACACGTTCGATGCCTGCCGCCAGGGTGTCGCGTTGCTCCGCATCGATCAGGCGGTCTACCTCGATGTGCATCCAGGACTCGCGCGGAACGCCGGGCGACGCGGAGGCGGGCGAGACGGCCTTGAGCACGCCGCTCGCATCGCGCTGCACCGCGAAGATCGGGTGCACGATGAGATGCAGCGTGAGGCCCTGCCGGTTGATCTCGAGGCTCGTGGAATCCACGAGGAAGGGCATGTCGTCGTTGACGATCTGGATGACGGAGTGCTTCGAGGTCCAGCCGTCCTGCGCCTGGCTCGGCTCGAAGATGCGCATCTTCGGCGTGCCGGGCTCGCGCGATTGCGCGAGCTGCAGGTGCGACTCCAGGGCGCCGAGCAGGTCTTCGGGCGTTCGCTCGGCCAGGTCGTCCGCATCCATGCGGCTGAAATACTCACGGGCGAAGCCCTGGATAATTTGGGAGCGGTGCGCGTCGGACCGGGTCGCGGCGAGCGCGATGACAGCGTCCACACGGTTGTGCAGCGCCGCAATGTTGGCATTCATGGATGTCCCCTAGGTAGGCAGACGGCTACTCTAGGCTCGGCGCCGTCCTCACGCAAATGCCGGATGCACGCGGGTGCCATGCAAAGACGGCATGTGTCGCCAGTACCGGTGAAAGCTATTGGGGCTTGAGGCCGATCGCGTCGGCGAGGCGCCGGTAATAGTCGAGCCGGTCGGCGAGGGTGGCGGCGAGCTTCTCCGGTGGCCCGACCTCATCCGCGCTCGAGCCGCGGGCGCGCATGAACTCGCGCACCGGCGGGTCCTTCAGTAGCGAGGCGAATTCACGATTCAACCTCCTGATGGTCTCCGCCGGCGTGCCGGCGGGAGCAAACACGCCGAGGAAGCCGACCACCACGAAGCCCGGCCACTGCTCCTTGAGCAAGGGAAGCCGTTCGAACGGCGCCATCACCGGCGTCGTTCCGCTGGTGGCGATGGGGACCACGCGTCCGCCGTCGAGAAACGGCAGGGCGGCGTCGTACGGCGCCAGCATCACATCGGCGTGCCCCCCCACGAGCGCCTGGATCGCGGGCGCGACGCCGGGATAGGGAACGGTGACGACAGCGCCGCCGAGCGCCTGCCGGAGCTGCTCGCAGCCCAGCCCCATCTCGCCGGGCGGCGCCGCGCAGTTCAGTCCGCCGGGCTGGGCGGCCGCCGCGCCGGCGAGGTCGCGAGGGCCGGAGACGGGCAGGCCCTTTCGCACCAGCACGACCATGCCCGCGCGCGTCAGCTCCGCCACCGGCGCCAGGTCGCGCGCGGGGTCGAACGAGAGCTTGTTCAAGACCGCATTCGTCGCGACGAATCCCGAGCCGAGCAGCAGGGTGCGCCCATCCGAGGGCGCACGGACCACATATTCGGTCCCGATGATCGCGTTCGCCCCGGGCCGGTTGTCGACGATCACCGTCTCCTTCAGGTCGCGGGAAAGGCCCGTCGCGAGCACGCGCCCGACCACGTCCAGCGGCCCGCCGGCCGTCGTCGGCACCACGATCCGTATCGGTGCCTGCGCCGCCGCGCTGCACGCCGCGGCGATCAGCGCGGCCGCTGCAATGGCGCGCACGATGCGGCGCAATCTAATTCGCATGGGCAGAATCGTCGGGGCCGGAATCGCCGATGGCCTTCTCGATGCGCGCCTGCAGCTCACCGCGCATCAGCTTACCCGCCTCGTTCTTCGGCAGCGACTCCACGAAGAGCACGAGCGAAGGCGTGGCGAGCCGCCCGAGCCTCTCGCGCACGTGTGCACGCAGTTCGCGCGTCTCGAACGCGAACCGGGCCACCACGGCCGCGGCCAGCGCCTTGCGGCCATTGCGTTGCAGGACTTCCACGGCCGCCGCTTCGATCACCTGGGGATGGCTGGCCATCGCGTCTTCCACCT is a window of Caenimonas aquaedulcis DNA encoding:
- a CDS encoding LysR family transcriptional regulator, with the protein product MLNFLWLEDFRVLAATGNFSRAADERHMTQPAFSRRIRALEEWLGAELFDRSTQPAKLTEVGEWFRGVADELLARVARVPGEARIVAEASSVTLRIAATHALSFTFLPLWLRGLEARTTLGPVQLVSDVLQRCEALMLQSKVQFVLSHSHAQARGALDGEAYVSVVVGHDKLVPVSAANKQGKPLHVLGGKTAKAVPVLEYAGESGLGRIVRAVVGPRLESLPVRVAFTAHLASVLRTMALDGRGVAWLPEILVKEDMAAGRLVPASDDGWNVPIEIRLYRERRALGAAAEAFWSSAK
- a CDS encoding tyrosine-type recombinase/integrase codes for the protein MGGNYQTIPAAAAVTRHNLLNDAAVRSKGKAPGYHLDGHGLYLQVGETGTRSWVLRYTLNNSRREMGLGSASDFGLAEARERAREARKLVAEGVDPIAARRQAKDERAAGIARQKLEGKTFKQCALEYIEEYSADWKNAKHGAQWLNTLTTYVFPKLGAKRMSDIDKADILRAISPIWKDKAETASRTLQRIRIVFNYAAAKDHVQAPDAEFWTQVKIALGGNVRARKVKHFASCPHSQVGRVLQRVWESTATDRVKIAFEFAVLNATRSGEVRGARWSEFDKSYKDWTIPGERMKSGRPHRIPLSKRAQKLMKLAEKLRTTTDGDLVFANPSGKPYSDMVFTQLLKRLKEPFTMHGFRSSFRVWGSEETQYAHELMEFALAHVVTDQTVRAYARSDMLEKRREMMDSWANYIWQHAPTATATES
- a CDS encoding mandelate racemase/muconate lactonizing enzyme family protein, with the protein product MKIVDIREVTLPISSPIRNAYIDFSKMTLSLVAVITDVVQGGKPVVGYGFNSNGRYGQGKLMRERFIPRVMEASAESLMSDDGKNIDPHKVWNTMFTNEKPGGHGERSVAIGTIDMAVWDAVAKIEGKPLFQLLADRYGNGKPNRDVFVYAAGGYYYPGQDHGKLKDEMRSYIDRGYTVVKKKIGGASLDEDLRRIDSILSVLQDGQKLAVDANGRFDLDTAIAYAKALSQYDLFWYEEAGDPLDYELQATLRNYYRNPMATGENLFSMKDARNLIRHGGMRPDRDWLQFDCALSYGLVEYLRTLDMLKEHGWSASRCIPHGGHQMSLNIAAGLGLGGNESYPDLFQPFGGFPDGVKVKNGYVTLPDLPGIGFEGKADLYREMQALSA
- a CDS encoding tripartite tricarboxylate transporter substrate binding protein, with translation MRIRLRRIVRAIAAAALIAAACSAAAQAPIRIVVPTTAGGPLDVVGRVLATGLSRDLKETVIVDNRPGANAIIGTEYVVRAPSDGRTLLLGSGFVATNAVLNKLSFDPARDLAPVAELTRAGMVVLVRKGLPVSGPRDLAGAAAAQPGGLNCAAPPGEMGLGCEQLRQALGGAVVTVPYPGVAPAIQALVGGHADVMLAPYDAALPFLDGGRVVPIATSGTTPVMAPFERLPLLKEQWPGFVVVGFLGVFAPAGTPAETIRRLNREFASLLKDPPVREFMRARGSSADEVGPPEKLAATLADRLDYYRRLADAIGLKPQ
- a CDS encoding NAD-glutamate dehydrogenase, translated to MNANIAALHNRVDAVIALAATRSDAHRSQIIQGFAREYFSRMDADDLAERTPEDLLGALESHLQLAQSREPGTPKMRIFEPSQAQDGWTSKHSVIQIVNDDMPFLVDSTSLEINRQGLTLHLIVHPIFAVQRDASGVLKAVSPASASPGVPRESWMHIEVDRLIDAEQRDTLAAGIERVLADVRAAVTDWQAMLGRLQEAIAELGRAPASLPQANVAESRAFLQWLADGHMTLLGYRQHDLVEDGGAEGLRLVKGSGLGLLRESQTGEMSASFAALPATARALARAPLPVLVVTKANTRSTVHRAGYTDYIGVKRYDAQGRVTGEHRFIGLFTSTAYSARVAETPLLRGKVGAIATKAGLPPGGHLAKALDHVLETYPRDELFQIPDDELFETALGIVSLGERQRLRLFMWRDPFDRFVSCMVYVPREAYSTDLRVKFQRILMAALGGASAEFDVLLSDAVLARIHFTVRTTPGQIPSYDRKDIERQLAAAARRWDDDLRDALVESEGEAAGLALFKQWSAAFPAAYRDRVTARDALPDARKLAAVTASAPLQLSLYRPAGNAGTLGLKVYRRGSPLVLSDSLPMLEHMGVRVMGESSYRVGDGAISLHDFELQAPAGVEADPATAGPLFEDAFARVLNGDVESDDFNRLVLLANLSAEEVAVLRAYAKYLKQIGFAQSQATIAATLSTHPRIARMLVGLFKLRFDPQNADAEGAQAQVNGIEKALEKVSNLNEDRVLRQLLALVDATLRTNYWRTGVGHSGAPGPRRAFLSFKFDSSKIPGLPQPRPLYEIFVYSPRFEGIHLRGGKVARGGLRWSDRPDDFRTEVLGLVKAQMVKNTVIVPVGSKGGFVLKKAPPQSDRDAFMKEGIACYQDYLRGLLDITDNLVGGKPVAPPQVVRIDGDDPYLVVAADKGTATFSDFANQVSLEYGHWLGDAFASGGSVGYDHKVMGITARGAWESVKRHFREMGVNTQSRAFTVAGIGDMSGDVFGNGMLLSPHIHLVAAFDHRHIFIDPNPDAAASFAERQRLFALPRSSWADYESKLISAGGGIWARSEKSIPISPQAREALGITADKLAPTELVSAILKAPVDLLYNGGIGTYVKASSETHADVGDRANDALRINGNELRCKVVGEGGNLGFTQRGRVEAALAGVRLYTDAIDNSAGVDTSDHEVNIKILLGLAVGKGRIDEAKRNAILPTMTDDVAALVLRDNYFQTQALSIGKRLAPQLLDEQARFMRFLEKNGRLNRAIEFLPTDDELAERKTRGLGLTTPEQAVLLAYCKMWVYDELLESNLPEDPWVETALARYFPSALQRDFPQEIAAHPLRREIISTHVLNSMINRVGPTFVHQVSEVTGAAPAQVVRAYLLSREVFSSVALWQRIEALDNQVSDDVQGELIIEWRRLIARATGWFLRSRRLQEPMERVAQKLQPAVAALRERLEPEGAESPRVSQWIAAGVPRDLALQVNAADRLFSALDIAEISDSAQRRLDVTADVHFGVGERLGLERLRQQIDLLPADNHWQAMAKVALAEDLGGLRHTIALDTVKGDAGTAAEKLSAWEARNPMAFARARRLVGDLADTPNPDLAMLSVALRELRNLVQD
- a CDS encoding type I restriction endonuclease subunit M; its protein translation is MVTPAFRIILLNVKPLFELGQILVTPNAARLIATHRTRVEVLLARHVTADWGDVTAVADIANRLALQSGGELMSIYKLKTESEVLPTATHQLNPQLWVVTEANRETTTFLTPGDY